Below is a genomic region from Cyprinus carpio isolate SPL01 chromosome B6, ASM1834038v1, whole genome shotgun sequence.
AGCCTGAGCAGGCCAGATTTAGCACTGACAATTAAAGCACAGCTGTCTCAGGCTAAATCAGGAGCTATGAAAACCCCTAACTTTCTTGCATCATAAGCTTTTGAGTCAATTGAATGGTAATGGTTGCCATCACTGACAgtgctttatttgtttgtttattgatctATTTGAAGGTTCTTTCACTTGATTACAGTGCCTTGTGGTTTATCTGTTCTGTTTACCTCAAGACAGGGGCCATAAACACTTGATCTCAGGTTGCTGACCCACTATAACAATGTTGGAACACTTTCCTCAAATGCCAACAAAGATGGTGTAGGTAAGACTGAACTCTGGAGGCATGGCAGCAGTTCAAAGCTCTTCCTTTGAGGACCCAAATCTGGGGTCAGGCCCGGACGAGGATGAAACCTCATTGTTGGAAGAAGAGTCGGACTCTGGAAGCTTGCTGTCTGATGATTCTGTTCTCCCGGATTATGAACAagaggaaaggaaaaaaggagctgCCAACACAGTATATGAGGCTTGCGTCCAAAATGACCCAGAGGCACTGAAGAGCGTGTTGGAACGAGGTGTGACCTATGATGAGGTCATGGAAGTTGACATTAATGGCAGGGTAAGACAGATTAGTATTAGAGAGCATGAGACAAACTGACTAATcacagagggaaaaaaatcatgcaataaaaataagtacatattaaattattttttttatttttttattttttttgtaaatttgtaggTCAGCCTGGATCGCTATTTTGGTTTCCTAtgagaaatgtaaatatttttaactataagtAGAATTATGTCTGAAGTTAGCATTTCTTGATAAGACTTTCTTATGTATTTAACAAACATTGTCACCCCAAATGTGAACTACAACTGCAATAAGGGTGTGTTTACTTGAGAAATAGAACTACATAGTCTTTATGTAGCAACTCGTTAACactttcaaaattcatgtttgaggCATGGCTACATGCACTTGTAATATGTTGTAATAATTGTATTACAGTTTGGATTGATTATGAAATAGTTACCTGTTGATGTAAAGTGTccatatatattttctatatccTTATCACCTGTTTAAGAATTATATTGATAGAGGTCTTGTAACACACCATGATTCTTTCTTCTAGAATGGACTGATGATGGCTGCATATAAAGGCTTTCTTCCCATTGTTTACGAGTTGCACGGCTGTCCACATTTGGATATTAACCACCAAGACAATGACGGCAACACTGCTTTAATGATCGCTGCTCAAGCTGGTAAGTTGTTGCATATGTGATGTCAATTCACAGTCTTGATGGAAATTAGATGAACTGCTGCCTGGACTCTGCTGGCAGTAATAGTGTTCCAGGCAAATAGTGTTGATTTTTGTGAATATGCTGCAATAACTCTAATTTACATAGAATTAAGGAATGACAGAGACTTCATGTTCAATACTAATTGAGTTTAATGAATGTACtccatttcttcattttttatatgTTCAAAAATACGaagtaaaaaagtttttaatcttTCTGTACACAGGTCATGTCTCCATATGTAACTACATCATGAATTACTTTCCTGGAGCAGAGACAGAGATCAGAGACAACAGAGGATTCACTGCCCTCATTAAAGCTGCCATACAGGGCAGGAATGATGTGGTGGCAGCTCTTATAATGCACGGTTAGTAgttaaacaaacacatgcattgcTATTTATTGGCATTATGGCATTGCTTATATTCATCACATCACTGGGGAGAGACAAGAAGTCACCAAATGACCCACATAGCCAATCAAGAATGGCGTAGCTGGCATTGAATCAGTTTGCCTCAGTAGCATCCATAAGATTAATTAAGTAATTAGACAGCCAAGCAAAAGATCTGTGGAAGGCACAACATGACTAGAGAGACAAAGTGATTTCTTACAGAACAGTCTTTATTTTTAGAAGTATATTCCTCCAGCATCCTTCTGATgtacaatttattaaattttctgTATTGTTCTGTTTAAGGTGCTGATGCAAAGGCTGTAGACTCCAACCGTGGTAAATGTGCACGTGACTGGGCACTGAAAACAGGTCGCTTTGACACGCTGAATCGTCTGCGCCAACTTGTGCTTCATCccacagctgaacagttctgtgAAACCTACGTCCCAGAGTGGCCCAACCTTAAGGTGCTGGTCAGCAAAGCAAAAGCCAGTAAGAGTGCCAGCCAGAAGCTGACTCATCATCTCAAGAGTACTTTTGGTTTCAGTTTCCCACGTGACCCGCAGGACAATGGTGTCATGGATCACATGGTGCGGATGACCACCAGCCTACGCAGCCCGCTCATAGCCACGGCCACACGGCCACTGTGCCCAAGCAGCCCTCCGCAGATGGGTAAACGTAGGCTTGCTGTGGCTGAGCTGATGCAGAAGCACTCAAAGAAGCAGCTGGAGGAGAGTTCACTGTGCCATCGAAACAGCTCCATCTCCTCCATTTCTCCTTCTGTCCACTCCGCTAAGTCCGTTTCTTTGTCCTGCTGTGCCGATACAGAAAGACGAGGCAGTGTGCTGTCCATTGCTCAGTCTGGAATACGCACATTCATTCCTCGTAGTGTGGCGTCAAGGCGCAATAGCGTCTTCCCCTCTGGCTGTATCCCACAGATTAAAGTAACTAAATCCTCTGAGCCCACCCCaaaaaaggagaagaagaataaaaagcagaaagGTTACCTGGAGCCTCCAAAGTGGAAGTATAAGGAGGTCAAGgatgagaagaagaaagagaagaaagcattgaaggaaaaggagaagaaaagCAAAGACAAGGataaaggaaaaaggaaaaagcgTGATGACTAAGATGGGCTTTCTGAACCTTCAATAAGGTTGTAGATTCCTTCAGTGTAATTGTGTGTGGGGAAATGCTTGATGACAGAATCAGTGGAGCAATGCAGTAAAAAACGCATGGGCCCTGAAAAGAGGAAGTGCGTTTTGAAACCTCGGTGGTGCATTCCTGTCTCACGAAAATCGCTTTCAACTTCCTATCGGGGCAATTTATCTATGACCATATCAGTCAGTTTTATAGGCTTTAAGGTCTCTGATTGGATGACTTACTGTACATGTAGaataattcctgaatgaatgctGCATATAAATAATCACATACATCATCAGAAATGAATTGTGCTTAACCAAAATTATTACAGTTCATATGTAACTAATTGATTACTTACAgtcactgaaaaaaagcacaagtttatttgcaaaactaTTACATTAACCACAGTTTACTTGCAAAACTACTGTATCCCACAGCAGTTAGGGTTATGTGTAACATATTTCTGTATTCTGTAAAACAGGTTTCATCATTTccaggtcagatttttttttgtatgtgcttTATTAAATATGGAGCTTTTttactcaagatgccttcaaagCATATACCATCCACGACCAATGTCAATCACAAACacagatttttcttcttctcagtaGCATTTCGATATAAAACTGAACAAACTccagcaataaaaacaaatagctTGGCTACCTTAAAAGTCCATAGATATCACTGTCCGTTCATACCGCTATTAATACTTTCTTGACAAGTGGATGCGATGAGACCTGTTTTGCGGTTTGGTCAGGTGACAGCATATACCCTGTTCACctgctaaaaaaaatgtaaacattttgcaGCAACTGTACTTTCAGAAAAAGTACAATGCTTTCACTGGGGTAAGTACAAAAGCTATAAGGTACATtcttgtaccttatttacctctATATGCTACATATTAGTAACTTaaaggcagtggttctcaactctggTCCTGAGGAGATcctttgtatgtctctcttttcTAATACACTCAGTTCAGTTGATGGattctctcctaatgagctgattatctgaatcaggtgtgttaatgAAGGAagacatacaaataataatgtattatgtttgtaaatatgtatgatccattgtaacatactgtaaatatgatttaataaactATGTATGCCGTAGTACACACAGATCTTATTGGCTTTCTCTTACTACTTGTGTATTCATCTCTGAAAGCACTGCAGGGACAGACGTGAGGCTGAACAGTCAGTAATCTGCTCTCTCACAGTTATGCAACACAACCATGTGGAGAGCAGCAGTAAAACCATGCAGGATTAGAGATCTGGCCTTGTCACTCAGGTCAAGCAGAGGTCTCTGGCTAAGTTTGGGATCATGAGCCATGGCTACTAAAGGACATGCTCTGGAATCACTTTTGTAGCAATAAGATCTATATCAGCAAGGAGAGATAAGTTCTGTGCACCcaatattacaaaacataaaGACTAGATCTAAATTAACTGAGTGGCCCAAAGAGacaacataacattttagaattAAGGAATTCAcacttaataaatttaaaataataattgttagatatatatttaagatttctAATCTATGGACAGAGGTGTCGAAATAAATTAAGGCCAAttaataaaacaagttaattgtactagaaaaaaaaaatgaaatgggcaaataaaaatattgttgagcttaatttaagcttttatcagcctaatacaaaacaaaataagaatgaaTAGATTTACATACTAAAATTTAAGATTCAAAATTCATTGAAATTGTTTGCACACAATATAGTggactaaaagaaaaaaattacatcctTTTTTTGAGGTCAATGAGCTTCCTGTTGGTTAATGCAGTGTTTCAGCAGTTGGAAATTTCAGCTCTGCTTTGTTGTGAATTTAAGCAGTTTACATTCTTAAGGTGCTTCAGTTTCATTTGCTGGTGTCAGGATGATTCTTCCCAACATAGGAGGTAAGGGTTTATTTAATTTACCTGATGTTTTTAAACTTATTGGAGTATAACTGGCTACTCTGAATTCCAATGaacttttttcagttaattatatttacagttaATTGCAACTAACAGTGTAAATTAGAAGGTGTGAATCAGGGTACCCAGTTCTtcacagtgagagaaaaaaaagtatatcactattattatttctaaacatAGAACATAGAGAAAGCAGGACTGATAAGATTTAGACGTCAGTCTGGCCAGTGTAGAAATGTAGAAAACATTACTTTTCCAAACCTTGAGTTCATTTAATGCACAATGTATGTAAAGTTCAAATGTATTCGCAAACAGTAGGCCTTAAAACTTactctgtaaaatatataattaatttatattttttttcagtatatatctGAGTTGAATGTCTTACATGTTGTACATTGCAACATGCATATTTTAGGTACTTTAATTTGGGAAAATCCTGTTTTTCACAGTATATTGCAATCACTCTTTCTTCATAGTGCTAGCTGTGGTGTGCTGGATAATGTGTGTGAGAAACACAGCGTCTCAGGGTAAGAATCATTCACCTCCTGTACACATGCATGGTCAGGTCAGTAGTATAAAGAAggaagtgcattttttttttctttttcagtcagGTCATATTACATTTATCTGTCATGTTGTTTGCAGAAGTATTCTCACTAACCTTTCCTgttcataaaaaacacattaactaAAGGTTAATATAGGTTGTTGGGATtcttataaaaaagtatatatactgtGTCTGTAAAAACGTGAATAGTCATTAAATCGGATGTGcagtaataataatcatcattttttaatttttaattcagcaaCCAAtattccaatcttcagtgtcacatatgatccttcagaaataattctaataagctgatttagTGCTCATGACACtgttcataatattataaatattgcacTGCTTTGTatttggaaaccatgatgcattttttttcagtattctttgcaaaatagaaagaataaaaaaaaaaaaaaattatttgtgtttattattattatatgtccttgcttattaaaaataaacatttatttaaaaacagtctTACTTACACAAACTagaaatgttgtgtgttttaagcCAAAAAGTTTTACTCAATAATTCATGTTTGAAACAGTGTGACTGCAAATTGCCTGTTACGATTTGcttttatttagtgttgtttataGGATTTGCTGACTATaataattgaattgaaatgaacaaacacatagtaaactaaatgaaaagctGCTGCAGAATTGCTGATCCAACATTGCTGTTGATAATAAGTGTTGTCctcccttttctttttctgttccaTCTTATTCTGTCTCTCACCTCCAGCATATGCTCCAGCCCCTACATTCGGCTATAGATTCAGAATAAATGAAAGTAATATTGAGCTCAACACTATAGTAGAGGTTGCATGTGGCACCACTTGGAGTGCTCCGTATCCCGTAACTGTGTCTGTGGGCAAGTTGGAAAGCCCCTCGCAGACCCCAGAAACCACAGAAGCCTGGGTGACATCTGAGATCATCAAACAAtcagataaaatatatttcacaatccCTGCGACGGCCAAGTATGAAGGAAAAATTGTGTGCTGGTACAAATCCACTCGAACTGACTTAAAGAATCCATATTCTGAATTAAGCAGCCCTATTACCTTAGTCGTATGTAAGTTTTATTAAGCATATGATTATATcttaatgtattatgtattagacattttctaatgaaatatcactgtttctttctctctttttcccagCTGCCCTCTCTCATCCCAAAGTGACTGTGCACCCCaatctttttcgtaagggtgaaAATTACAATGTATATTGTGAATCATCCTATAACCTAgccacaaacttcacattaaGTCTGTATTACCGCATCCTCCCTGTGACCCCTGGCACCAACTGGACCCTTGCTGGTTCACTGTTTCTCACAAATCACACTAGTATCATTTTAAGACAGACGAATGTCGTTGTCCCAATAGAGTTTGCCTGCAGTATGGAGATGTTGTACAATGGAAAAGTCTTACATTCATCTCTTTCCAAAAGTGAGCAAGCCATCCCAGGTACAGAAGAGCAATGCATTCCCTTTTATGTGGAAATTGTAGTGGTTAAGTGTGTCCTttcattaatgaaatgaaattttatattcagcatatatactgtacagtaccaAATATTCCTTTCATTGATGTCTAAAAGAAACAATTGGGATCTGATTCGTGATACAAGtaaagtgtgtatgtatattttcttCCCATGTGCTCCATTAGAAGAGCTTCCGGTTCGGCTCTGGGAGCAGGAACGTGGAGAGAGCTGTCTAGGATATCTGGATGTCACTCTCAAAGGCAAGTGGGAACCTACACAGTCTCACCCCTATTCGTCACATAAAGCCgcatctgctgctgctgccacGGCTGAAGTGGTGTGCAGGGAGCTGGGATGTGGGCATGTGCTGAAGTGGGAAAGGCTTTTTGATGACAGACGGCAGTTCACACAGACAGTTGGGGGCATCAGATGCATTGGGgaagaaaaaaagatcaaagaTTGTCCAGTGGAGGAAATTGACGTTTGCAAACAGAGAGGCATGCTCTATATCGTTTGCTCAGGTGAGACAGTTTGAGGTTAATTGTACAAAATTATTGCAATGACATTATACcagtaaatgttttaaaggcATTTTGTTTAACCATAATTTGTTTACTTGGTAGTTAGCTCCCGGTACTATTGGAAGGGGGATGACAAAAATCAGTGTAGTGCAAAATTAATTCCTCAACGTTTTGTCCTATTTGAagagagcattttaaaatgtctctgtTTTATTCCTTAGAGCTACAAAACTCTAATTCATGGGACCTTTCTAATAAATGTCTTCCTTTCACTCTCCACTTTGCCAGATGCATTGTCCCGTCCAAAACTGTCTGTGGATATGTATGGTCCTAAACCTGAACTGTACGTCACGgacaaagaaaatgtgaaaatctcCTGCTCCATCGACTCagcttatttaaaattaaaagactaTGTAAATCACCCCATTCAATCTTTTGCTGTTACACTGAATTGTAacttgtaattacattttaaatgttttggtacATATACAGAAGGTGTCTTTTAAACAGTTTTCCCTTCCTGTTTAGGGCTACTTAGAGTTTAGAAGGGATGGTGCTTATTTGAGTCAAAGTTACAACAACATACTAGGCTCCCCTGAGTCTATCACACAGTATGCCCCAGTGCCTCAAGGAGAGTATGAATG
It encodes:
- the LOC109062211 gene encoding photoreceptor ankyrin repeat protein-like produces the protein MAAVQSSSFEDPNLGSGPDEDETSLLEEESDSGSLLSDDSVLPDYEQEERKKGAANTVYEACVQNDPEALKSVLERGVTYDEVMEVDINGRNGLMMAAYKGFLPIVYELHGCPHLDINHQDNDGNTALMIAAQAGHVSICNYIMNYFPGAETEIRDNRGFTALIKAAIQGRNDVVAALIMHGADAKAVDSNRGKCARDWALKTGRFDTLNRLRQLVLHPTAEQFCETYVPEWPNLKVLVSKAKASKSASQKLTHHLKSTFGFSFPRDPQDNGVMDHMVRMTTSLRSPLIATATRPLCPSSPPQMGKRRLAVAELMQKHSKKQLEESSLCHRNSSISSISPSVHSAKSVSLSCCADTERRGSVLSIAQSGIRTFIPRSVASRRNSVFPSGCIPQIKVTKSSEPTPKKEKKNKKQKGYLEPPKWKYKEVKDEKKKEKKALKEKEKKSKDKDKGKRKKRDD
- the si:dkey-195m11.11 gene encoding uncharacterized protein si:dkey-195m11.11, whose protein sequence is MILPNIGVLAVVCWIMCVRNTASQAYAPAPTFGYRFRINESNIELNTIVEVACGTTWSAPYPVTVSVGKLESPSQTPETTEAWVTSEIIKQSDKIYFTIPATAKYEGKIVCWYKSTRTDLKNPYSELSSPITLVVSALSHPKVTVHPNLFRKGENYNVYCESSYNLATNFTLSLYYRILPVTPGTNWTLAGSLFLTNHTSIILRQTNVVVPIEFACSMEMLYNGKVLHSSLSKSEQAIPEELPVRLWEQERGESCLGYLDVTLKGKWEPTQSHPYSSHKAASAAAATAEVVCRELGCGHVLKWERLFDDRRQFTQTVGGIRCIGEEKKIKDCPVEEIDVCKQRGMLYIVCSDALSRPKLSVDMYGPKPELYVTDKENVKISCSIDSAYLKLKDYGYLEFRRDGAYLSQSYNNILGSPESITQYAPVPQGEYECVFHLTSSKIKPTSQPSNSVFIYIYNPPDPVPIVAGVLTTAVGLAILLYICIYRTAAEEVQPNEFTQTSTENPNASYSSKELEVKEM